A stretch of DNA from Verrucomicrobiia bacterium:
AAGCCGAAACGCCAATCCGATCTCATCCGGAAGGAGAATGCGAAAGAGGGGGCGCTGGACTGGCAATTGACGCGGGTGCGATTGGATAAGACGACGGGGTTTCGTTCGCCAGGGATCGAGGGGTATTGCTCGCATCAGAGCATCAAGACGGGGGAGGAATTGCGCATCATGGTGAGCACGATTCCGGCGCGGAAGTTCATGATCGAGTTCTTTCGCATGGGTTACTATGGCGGGCGTGGGGCGCGGTTGATGCAGAAGTTGGGACCTTTGGTGAGCAAGACGCAGCTGGTGCCGCCCGTGGGTGAGAATCGTTTGGTGGAATGCCGCTGGGAGCCGAGTGCGACGTTGAAGATTCCGGCAGATTGGCCGAGCGGCGTGTATCTGGGGCGGTTGACGACAGTGCCGGAGTCGGCAGTGGAACCGTATTGGCAGAGTTACATCATCTTCATCGTGCGGGACGAGCGGCCGGCGGATGTGCTTTTCCAATGCAGTGACAATACTTGGCAGGCGTACAACAAGTGGCCGGATAATTACTCGCTCTATACGGATCCGCGTGGGGCGCATGCGGTGGGTGTGCAAGTGAGCTTTGACCGGCCGTATGGGAAGTATGCGCAGATATTTGAGCATCCGCTGTCCATCGGTTCAGGCGAATTTCTGCTGTGGGAGTTTACCTTGCTCTATTGGCTGGAGCAGCATGGGTATGATGTGACGTATTGTTCGAACAGCGATTGCTTGGATGCAGCAAACATCACGCGCTGCAAAACGTTTCTGAGCGTGGGGCATGATGAGTATTGGGATGTGCGGCAGTATGATGCGGTGAAGAACAGCATCGAGTCAGGTGTGAATGCGTTGTGGCTTTGTGGCAATTCGGTGTTTGGAGTGACGCCGTTCTCGCCTTCAACGAGTGGCCAGGCGAATCGTATTTTGACGCGCAAAGGTATTTACGGCGGGTTAACGGATGCAGAGGTGCAAGAAGAGATCCGGGTGTTCACGAAGGATTGGAAGCGGGCGGGGCCGGATGAGAGCCTGATCATGGGCGCGCGCAGCATTGTTCCATTCAATGGTGGCGGGGACTGGATTTGCACGAAACCAGAGCATTGGATCTTTGAAGGCACCGGGATGAAGAAGGGAGATGCAATCCCGGGTTTGATCGGCTGGGAGCATCATGGGGCTCCGGCGAAGTTACCAGGGCTGGAGGTAGTGGCGGAAGGGACTTGCTGGCGCGGCGGAGTGACGCCTGCACATTGGACGGCGACGGTGCATCCGGGGCCGAAGAGGAACATCGTTTTCAATGCGGCCACGATCTTTTGGACTCAGGGATTGTCCAGTCCACCGGGGCATATTTTGCCGTGGTCGCACTGGAGCCGCCCGCATGGACCGGATGCGCGGGTGCAGAAGATCACGGAGAATGTATTGAAGCGGGCTTTGAGAAATTGATGAGAGATTTGTGTTTGCGCGAGGAAGGCGGTCGCTTATTCCTTAGACAAGGATATGGCATTCCAATGTGAAAACTGCGGAAAGGAAACATCGCTCAAGGAATTAAAGGTGGTGGAGGCTCTCTCGGGAGATAACCCGCAGCTCTGTGACGTTTGCCAACGATTGAAGTTCAATCACCGGTTTTTAATCGGGCTGGGGATAGTTGCGGTTACTTTGGTCGGCTTTTATGGATGGAGGCGTTCTTCTCCTGATTCGTTCTGGCTTTGCTTCATCTGGAATCTGCTGGTCATCCAGATGTTTCAATATGTTAGCACCATTCCTCATGAGATCGGACATGCCTTAGCGGCCAGACTGGTGGGTGGAAGGGTGGAAAAAATCGTGATCGGGAATGGCCGAATGGTGGCGAATTTCCGGTTCGGTGGATTACAGTTCGACTTTTGCAGCCAGCCATTCGGTGGGGCGATGTATCCAGGCAGGTTGGAACTCAAAGGCTGGCGCTGGAAAGGCGTGGTCATCTGGGCGGCCGGACCGCTCGCGAACATAATCTTGGGATTGCTCGCCTTTACTTGGATGCCTGACAAAACAACCGCCAAGTTTGATCTGGGTGCCGAGGTTTCGTATTGGATACTTTTCATCATAGCGAATGTCATCATGACATTGGTGAGCTTGATACCTATGGTGATCACGCGCTGGCCGCATGGTCCCATGGTTAACGATGGTATGGGTTTGGTGCAGTTGATCTTCGAGGGAAAATGGCCATATGCGCCGGTTCGGCAATCACACGTCCTGACCATGGTTGAATCGCCGTTTCTCAGTTTCCTGAAAATATTTTTCGCGATGCTTTTTGTGATATTGGCGACCACTTTGATCCTGCTGAGCATCGCTCATCTGCTATCTGGTTTAGGACGGGGAAATGAAGTATTGAAGCATTTGCTGGGTTCAGCCGCGCTGGTTGGATTTGCCGCAGCTATCTTTTGTCTGACATTTCGGATGATGAGGCCGTCTCCGCTTCCTGTTCTCGAGCCGGTGAAGAAGGCAGAGGAACAGTTTCAAGCCATGATCTCGGAAGCGGATTGGAATAAGAACAAGTGGCCTAAAAAAATATCACCACCGATACTGCTCCATAATATCACTTTGCTGTTTAACAGCGGGCAGTTTGAGCAAGGAGAGAAGGAAATCGATGAGGTGCTGAGGCAAGAGCCGGATAATTTTTGGTTG
This window harbors:
- a CDS encoding N,N-dimethylformamidase beta subunit family domain-containing protein, which translates into the protein MQSESSSSRRDFLKAAAVTAAAMGIAGEVKGQQKPKRQSDLIRKENAKEGALDWQLTRVRLDKTTGFRSPGIEGYCSHQSIKTGEELRIMVSTIPARKFMIEFFRMGYYGGRGARLMQKLGPLVSKTQLVPPVGENRLVECRWEPSATLKIPADWPSGVYLGRLTTVPESAVEPYWQSYIIFIVRDERPADVLFQCSDNTWQAYNKWPDNYSLYTDPRGAHAVGVQVSFDRPYGKYAQIFEHPLSIGSGEFLLWEFTLLYWLEQHGYDVTYCSNSDCLDAANITRCKTFLSVGHDEYWDVRQYDAVKNSIESGVNALWLCGNSVFGVTPFSPSTSGQANRILTRKGIYGGLTDAEVQEEIRVFTKDWKRAGPDESLIMGARSIVPFNGGGDWICTKPEHWIFEGTGMKKGDAIPGLIGWEHHGAPAKLPGLEVVAEGTCWRGGVTPAHWTATVHPGPKRNIVFNAATIFWTQGLSSPPGHILPWSHWSRPHGPDARVQKITENVLKRALRN